In a genomic window of Wyeomyia smithii strain HCP4-BCI-WySm-NY-G18 chromosome 1, ASM2978416v1, whole genome shotgun sequence:
- the LOC129717255 gene encoding LOW QUALITY PROTEIN: odorant receptor 10a-like (The sequence of the model RefSeq protein was modified relative to this genomic sequence to represent the inferred CDS: substituted 2 bases at 2 genomic stop codons) — MEALNLFLQYTKHVRFLCSSLGLDVLGSDFRIGFKTYISFMILTSYIFLTVNSIIIAKNGADILKPLTFAGFFIQCALKIYFTLSRAKVYYQNHDQIKKSIYLKNLHGNEKQKSVVLKNIILLLNLIKGTTLLYSSTLIIFSAYPVCMYSYEKTVVTIFPLYIPGIKTESGQGYWITNTFHIIYQMYGLFGALASDTVFMMFVFHIVSYTELLAIEFKQFSDDLIEIQRSNDVKNIKFXMIFCQKQMRQIFLSHKEILAYLESLQVCYENICKTQVGSCVITIALNLFLALVTDWYASYGFLLASLFQLFIYAVLGTIIQLMNERIMKMIYDFPWHLLTNTEERAFQLLLFRSQKPIEMHIRGFGPLNVEAFTEIMRLIXLSFTMLYSFLIEKQL; from the exons ATGGAAGCGCTTAATTTGTTTCTGCagtatacaaagcatgtgcgtTTTCTATGTTCCTCGCTTGGACTGGACGTTCTGGGTTCGGACTTTCGAATCGGCTTCAAAACTTACATAAGTTTTATGATTCTAACATCGTACATTTTTCTCACTGTAAATTCTATTATTATTGCGAAAAATGGTGCGGATATACTAAAACCCCTCACATTTGCGGGATTTTTCATTCAATGtgcattgaaaatatattttacacTCTCTCGTGCTAAAGTGTACTACCAGAATCACGACCAAATCAAAAAAAGCATTTACTTGAAGAATCTGCATGGGAATGAGAAGCAAAAAAGTGTCGTTTTGAAGAACATCATTTTATTACTAAACTTGATAAAAGGAACTACGTTATTGTATTCATcaactcttataatattttCTGCTTATCCAGTGTGTATGTATTCATATGAAAAAACTGTTGTTACCATTTTTCCACTTTATATTCCTGGAATAAAAACTGAATCGGGACAAGGATACTGGATTACAAACACGTTCCATATTATATACCAAATGTATGGCTTATTCGGAGCTTTGGCATCCGACACCGTCTTTATGATGTTTGTGTTTCACATTGTAAGCTACACTGAGTTGCTTGCAATAGAATTTAAGCAATTTTCGGATGATTTAATTGAGATACAACGTAGCAAcgatgtaaaaaatataaagttttgaa tgattttttgtcaaaaacaaATGCGACAAATATTCCTTAGCCACAAAGAAATTTTAGCGTATCTTGAATCACTTCAAGTTTGTTACGAGAACATTTGCAAGACACAAGTTGGTTCATGTGTGATAACGATTGCTTTGAACTTGTTTCTGGCACTAGTG ACGGATTGGTATGCCTCGTATGGGTTTTTGCTGGCGTCACTATTTCAATTATTCATATATGCTGTGCTAGGCACTATTATTCAGCTGATG aacgaAAGAATCATGAAAATGATCTACGATTTTCCTTGGCACCTCCTGACGAATACCGAGGAACGAGCCTTCCAGTTGTTACTGTTCCGAAGCCAGAAACCCATCGAGATGCATATTCGTGGCTTCGGTCCGTTAAACGTTGAAGCATTCACCGAAATTATGCGCCTAATTTAATTGTCATTCACTATGCTTTATAGTTTTCTTATCGAAAAGCAATTGTAA